The sequence below is a genomic window from Thermodesulfobacteriota bacterium.
TTTCGCGAATTACCGACTCAGTAAAAAAGGTCAAACGATCAGCGGTTTTGGGCATATGTTCCTCCAAAATATTGATTTGCACACCCATTAAAACTGCCGGTGAACAATCCGGCCGTCAAACAGGGTCATGTCTACCTGAACCTCCGGCATTAGTGAAGGTAGAATTTCCAGAATATTTCTATTTAGAACCACCATATCCGCCCGTTTACCGGGTTCTATGCGTCCGATATCATGGGCATTGTGGACGGTCGCAGGTGTATAGGTATAGGCTCTCAGCGCTTCAGCCACTGTTACACGGGAATCCGGATACCAGCCACCTTTCGGCGTTCCGTCGGTTCGCTGTCGCGTAACTGCCGCATGAATTCCTAATAGCGGATCAGGGGTGCATACCGGACAGTCGGAGCTGAACATCACCGGCGCACCGGTATCGAATAATTGGCGGAGAGGATAGGTCCACTTTCCCTTTTCTCCCAGTGCCATATCGATGAGGTTTATATCCAGCAGCATGTTGGCTGGGTTGACACACAGAGCCATATTAAGCTTGCTGAGTCGATCGGCATCCTCCGGTTGCAGCATCTGTACATGTTCGATGCGATGGGCAATGGCTGGCGATGGTAAACCGGAGGAGATGCGACGCAATTCAAGGGCTTCAAAAATGTTGATCAATTCCCGGTTCGCGCGATCCCCCACCGCGTGCACCATCACCGACAGACCGGCTTTATCGGCCCTGTTAATATCACGTGACAGAACTTCCATATCAATCAGCGGCATCCCTCTGTCAGCATCCAGGTAGGGTTCGATCAACCAGGCGGTACGGGCGCCCATTCCGCCATCGGAAAAAAATTTTACATGACCGACGCGCAGCTTTTCGTTACCGAACCCGGTTTGAAGGCCCAGACCGATGATGTGGTCCAGCTCGTGTCCGGGCAGGGAAACCCAGCAGCGGAGGTCGAGACGCCCTTCATGGTCCAGTCTCTGAAAAGTCTGAAATGATCCGGCGCCGTCCTTATCTTCCATCAAGCGGACGTCTTGAATGCCGGTGACCCCCCATCGGTGAAGGGCCTTAGTCGCGTCTTCAAAAGCTTGCATTATCTGATCTGTCCTCGGCGGCGCAATGGCCTGTCGCACGAGGTTGATGGCCAGTTCTCTTATAATACCGTTGGGTTCTCCGGTGTGGTTGTGTTCAATCCGCCCTTCCGGTGGATCCGGCGTGTCAGCATGAATGCCGGCCAAACCCAGAGCAACGGAGTTGGCAACGGCCAGGTGCAGATCACAGCGCCAAAGCAGCACCGGATGCTCCGGTGCTACCCGGTCCAGGGTTTCTCTGGTTGGGATGCGTTGCTCGGTCCAGTCGGTCTCATTCCATCCCTGGCCAATAACCCACTGGCCCGGAGGGCGACTATCAGCTGCCTTTCCCACACGGTTTAACAGTTCTTCAAGGCTGGTAAGGTCATCCAGCTTTATACCCTGACGATTGAGTGCCCACTCATAGAAATGGATGTGGGTATCGATAAAACCCGGTGCCACCAGTCTACCGTCAAGGTTGACCCTTTCAGTGCCAGGACCGGCCAGATTGAGCACATCCTTGTCTTGCCCCAGGGCCAGGATTTTTCCGTTTCCAACGGCAACGGCCTGGGAATGGGGATAAGTAGTACTCTGGGTGGCAATGATGCCGTTGTAAAGGATACTTTGAGGCACTCCGATAGGCATTTTCATATTAAAAATCCTTTTTGAAAAGGGTCATGCGCATCCACAACGAACTGGTGATAACCGGTAATCTGCGCGTTTCCCCGAACTTGGCCCACGATGCCCTTGAATTTTCCAATGGGCAGTGTTTTGACGATCCGTCCTTCGAACACCGTGCCCAGAGGACTGGCATTTTTATAATCCTGACCACGATCGAGCGTTCCCAGGTGGTGGAGCAGCGTCATCTTGGCCGTGGTACCGGTGCCGCAGGGGGAACGGTCCATGTGGGACTCGCCGTATATCACCACGCTCTTTCCGGTGCCGGTTTTAGGGTCTTCATCATAAAATTCGGTCACATCTATCGTGTTCACCTCCGGCCGCTGGGGATGGTAAACGCGAAGGGCCCGATTGGCGGCCTCAATCACCGCCATTCCCAATGGGATCAGACGGTGGCTGTTTTGGGGAACCAGGTCAATGCCGATGGATCGGGCCGACACCATGGCGAAAAACCCGCCCACGCAGACCAGGTCAACGGGAACCTTACCAAATTCGGTGACATCAATCTCGCAGTCGGTATCAAAGACAAATGAGGGCACCATTTCAATGGCAACTGATTCCACATGACCATCTCTAATCCGGGTATGGGCATCCAGCGGTCCGGAAGGGGTATCCACGGTGATAATGGTGTCGTCAGCGTCTGTGTGCAAAGCTCCGGCTTCGATTAATGAAACCACCGCTCCGATGGTGGCATGGCCACATAAGTAGGGATAACGCCGGGCGTCCATGTAAAACAGACCGAATTGTCCTTCAGGACTTATCGGTTCGGTCACCACGGCCGCCATGATTCCTCTATGTCCCCTGGGTTCCCGGGTCAGTAGCATACGGACATGATCGAAATGAGATTCGAAATAGTTCCGTTTGTCTTTCATTGTGCTGCCGGGCAGGGAACCCACGCCACTGATCAGCAACCGGGTGGGTTCCCCCTGGGTATGAGAGTCAATGGTAACGATTCGATCCGGATATAGAGCCAGAAATCTGCTTTTAATCTGATCAAGTTTCAGCATATGTGCCTTCCTGTATCTTTGTCGATGTTTTACACAGCATAGCTTCGTTCAGGTCGCCCCATACCCGCATAAAAAACAAAACCTGAAAACGATGAAGCCTGCTTTCAGGTTTTGGGGTGAAAAAATTGCAAGAAAAACGACCTGGCATATCATTGAATGGGAATCAGATGGCAGTGTTGCGGTGACACCTGGACGCTGACGTCTTCGCCGATGTTGTAGATGCGGGTTCTCATCATACTGATGACATGAATTTCACGGTCGGTACCCAGTTCAATGAAATAGCTGACTTCTCCGCCCATGTAACTGCGGTCTTTAATGCGGCCCTGAAAGTGGTTCATTCCCTCCTCCGGCTCAAATTCATCCTGGGGAAAGGCATCAAACCGCTGTGCGCGGACGATCATTTCCACCTGATCGCCTTTGGAGAATCCGCCTTTATTTTCTGCAAAGAGGACATCACCGGTTTCAATTTGGACGTCTATGCGATGCGGGTCGACATCCACGACTTGGCCTTGAATGAAATTGGAGTGGCCTAGAAAATCAGCTACAAAATGGTTGGCCGGCTCGTTATAGACAGATTTGGGGCTGCCTTCCTGCTGTTTGCGACCATCTTTCATGACCAGGA
It includes:
- a CDS encoding proline racemase family protein, with amino-acid sequence MLKLDQIKSRFLALYPDRIVTIDSHTQGEPTRLLISGVGSLPGSTMKDKRNYFESHFDHVRMLLTREPRGHRGIMAAVVTEPISPEGQFGLFYMDARRYPYLCGHATIGAVVSLIEAGALHTDADDTIITVDTPSGPLDAHTRIRDGHVESVAIEMVPSFVFDTDCEIDVTEFGKVPVDLVCVGGFFAMVSARSIGIDLVPQNSHRLIPLGMAVIEAANRALRVYHPQRPEVNTIDVTEFYDEDPKTGTGKSVVIYGESHMDRSPCGTGTTAKMTLLHHLGTLDRGQDYKNASPLGTVFEGRIVKTLPIGKFKGIVGQVRGNAQITGYHQFVVDAHDPFQKGFLI
- a CDS encoding amidohydrolase — translated: MKMPIGVPQSILYNGIIATQSTTYPHSQAVAVGNGKILALGQDKDVLNLAGPGTERVNLDGRLVAPGFIDTHIHFYEWALNRQGIKLDDLTSLEELLNRVGKAADSRPPGQWVIGQGWNETDWTEQRIPTRETLDRVAPEHPVLLWRCDLHLAVANSVALGLAGIHADTPDPPEGRIEHNHTGEPNGIIRELAINLVRQAIAPPRTDQIMQAFEDATKALHRWGVTGIQDVRLMEDKDGAGSFQTFQRLDHEGRLDLRCWVSLPGHELDHIIGLGLQTGFGNEKLRVGHVKFFSDGGMGARTAWLIEPYLDADRGMPLIDMEVLSRDINRADKAGLSVMVHAVGDRANRELINIFEALELRRISSGLPSPAIAHRIEHVQMLQPEDADRLSKLNMALCVNPANMLLDINLIDMALGEKGKWTYPLRQLFDTGAPVMFSSDCPVCTPDPLLGIHAAVTRQRTDGTPKGGWYPDSRVTVAEALRAYTYTPATVHNAHDIGRIEPGKRADMVVLNRNILEILPSLMPEVQVDMTLFDGRIVHRQF